The Thermococcus thermotolerans genome contains a region encoding:
- the tpiA gene encoding triose-phosphate isomerase: protein MSKLKEPIIAINFKTYAQATGDGALRIAKAAEKVWKETGITIVVAPQLADLYRIAQEVEIPVFAQHIDPITPGSHTGHVLPEAVKEAGAVGTLLNHSENRMVLADLEASIRRAEEVGLMTMVCSNNPAVSAAVAALGPDYVAVEPPELIGTGIPVSKAKPEVITDTVELVKRVNPDVKVLTGAGISTGEDVKKALELGSVGVLLASGVTKAKDPEKAIRDLVSLIL from the coding sequence ATGTCGAAGCTGAAGGAACCGATTATAGCGATTAACTTCAAGACCTACGCCCAGGCCACGGGCGATGGGGCTTTGAGGATAGCCAAGGCCGCCGAGAAAGTTTGGAAGGAGACCGGGATAACAATCGTCGTCGCACCACAATTAGCCGACCTCTACAGGATAGCCCAGGAGGTCGAAATCCCTGTCTTCGCCCAGCACATCGACCCGATAACGCCGGGAAGCCACACCGGCCACGTCCTGCCGGAGGCCGTCAAGGAGGCCGGAGCTGTGGGAACGCTCCTCAACCACTCCGAAAACAGGATGGTTTTAGCGGATTTGGAGGCCAGCATAAGGCGCGCTGAGGAAGTTGGCCTGATGACGATGGTCTGCTCCAACAACCCAGCCGTCAGCGCGGCTGTGGCGGCACTCGGGCCGGATTATGTGGCCGTCGAGCCGCCCGAACTCATAGGCACAGGCATCCCCGTCAGCAAAGCCAAGCCGGAAGTCATCACCGACACGGTCGAGCTGGTTAAGAGGGTCAACCCGGACGTCAAGGTTCTAACTGGCGCGGGAATTTCCACGGGAGAGGACGTCAAGAAGGCTCTAGAGCTGGGAAGCGTTGGAGTTCTTCTCGCAAGCGGAGTTACCAAGGCCAAGGACCCGGAGAAGGCGATAAGGGATCTGGTGTCGCTGATCCTCTGA
- a CDS encoding acetate--CoA ligase family protein yields the protein MDFFFYPSSVAVFGSFKKGAIAYEILRNIVEGGFEGKIIPVNPKGGTVEVAERILQIRERLDEAVDTAIIAIPAKFVPSLIDEIGPLIRGAVVISAGFSEVGNEELERELVEKARRHGVRVIGPNCAGIFGVHGRFFGSFEVRVRPGGLALISQSGAFGGAALAMGNDEGIGFSAFVSYGNASDLNESDFLEYFADDENTKVIALYIEGVKDGRRFLKALRYAAGRKPVIILKAGKSASGAKAAASHTGSLAGSYEIYRAAFRQAGAIEVEEMEELFDAAKAFEMYSKAGRRVAVITNSGGPGVLATDKLERLGLEIAKLSEETVNELRLFLPPQCSVRNPIDLIADADYERYRKTIEVVCRDENVDSLLVICVPPIFIPSEEIAKAVIEAECDKPVIVNFMAGELVGDGVRLLERHGLKNFPTPERAARALYWLSLR from the coding sequence ATGGATTTCTTCTTTTATCCCTCCAGCGTTGCGGTATTTGGCTCCTTCAAGAAGGGCGCCATAGCCTACGAGATTCTCCGGAACATCGTGGAGGGGGGCTTTGAGGGCAAGATAATCCCGGTCAACCCGAAGGGCGGAACCGTTGAGGTCGCCGAGAGGATTCTCCAAATCCGTGAGAGGCTTGACGAGGCCGTTGATACTGCTATAATCGCCATCCCGGCGAAGTTCGTTCCTTCCCTAATCGATGAAATAGGCCCCCTCATCAGGGGTGCGGTCGTTATCTCAGCCGGCTTCTCCGAGGTTGGGAACGAGGAGCTTGAACGCGAACTGGTGGAGAAGGCTAGGAGGCACGGCGTTCGCGTTATAGGCCCCAACTGCGCAGGCATCTTCGGCGTCCACGGGAGGTTCTTCGGTTCCTTCGAGGTCAGGGTTAGGCCCGGTGGGCTGGCATTAATCAGCCAGAGCGGTGCCTTCGGCGGTGCGGCGTTGGCTATGGGCAACGACGAGGGGATAGGCTTCTCGGCCTTCGTTTCCTATGGAAACGCATCCGACCTGAATGAGAGCGACTTCCTTGAGTACTTCGCGGACGACGAAAACACGAAGGTCATCGCCCTCTACATCGAGGGCGTTAAGGACGGCAGGCGGTTCCTAAAGGCCCTCCGCTACGCCGCTGGAAGAAAACCGGTCATCATCCTCAAGGCCGGCAAGAGCGCGAGCGGGGCCAAAGCTGCAGCTTCCCACACCGGCTCTTTGGCTGGAAGCTACGAGATTTATAGGGCGGCATTCAGACAGGCCGGGGCAATCGAGGTCGAGGAAATGGAGGAGCTCTTCGACGCTGCCAAGGCCTTTGAGATGTATTCCAAGGCAGGAAGGAGGGTCGCGGTAATCACCAACTCCGGCGGCCCGGGTGTTCTGGCAACGGACAAGCTCGAAAGGCTGGGCCTTGAGATTGCAAAGCTGAGCGAGGAGACCGTCAATGAACTCCGCTTATTCCTTCCGCCCCAGTGCTCGGTGAGGAACCCGATTGACCTGATAGCCGATGCGGACTACGAGCGCTACAGAAAAACGATTGAAGTCGTCTGCCGGGACGAAAACGTGGATTCGCTCCTCGTCATCTGCGTGCCGCCGATTTTCATTCCAAGCGAAGAGATAGCGAAGGCGGTAATCGAGGCCGAATGCGATAAGCCAGTAATAGTCAACTTTATGGCCGGGGAGCTGGTGGGTGATGGGGTTAGGCTTCTCGAAAGGCATGGACTCAAGAACTTCCCGACACCGGAGAGGGCCGCCAGGGCACTCTACTGGCTCTCCCTGCGCTGA
- a CDS encoding flavin reductase family protein has protein sequence MKSYRLLYPMRTYLVVAGKGEEANVMAADWVTIVSARPFMVGVAIAPQRHTWKLVKKYREFVISVPGLDMLDDVWIVGTKHGPEKLKETSIELVPSKAIETPSIGNALANIECRLVDERDYGDHTWFVGEVVGGSAREDAFSGDRPNLEAGFLAHASWTDFVTFENKVYRPGR, from the coding sequence ATGAAGTCGTACAGGCTGCTCTATCCTATGAGGACTTATCTCGTCGTAGCCGGTAAGGGTGAGGAAGCAAACGTCATGGCCGCGGACTGGGTTACCATAGTCTCAGCGAGGCCGTTTATGGTCGGTGTTGCCATAGCGCCACAGAGACACACCTGGAAGCTCGTCAAGAAGTACCGCGAGTTCGTGATAAGCGTTCCCGGCCTGGACATGCTCGATGATGTCTGGATAGTCGGGACGAAGCACGGGCCTGAAAAGCTGAAGGAGACCTCCATAGAGCTGGTTCCCTCGAAGGCAATTGAAACGCCGAGCATCGGGAACGCACTGGCGAACATCGAGTGCAGGCTCGTCGATGAGAGGGACTACGGCGACCACACATGGTTTGTGGGTGAGGTCGTTGGCGGTTCGGCCAGAGAGGACGCCTTCAGTGGAGACCGTCCGAACCTTGAGGCCGGCTTTCTGGCCCATGCATCGTGGACCGACTTCGTGACCTTTGAGAATAAGGTTTACCGGCCGGGACGGTAG
- a CDS encoding bifunctional N(6)-L-threonylcarbamoyladenine synthase/serine/threonine protein kinase, giving the protein MIALGLEGTAHTLGIGIVTETEVLANVFHTLTTEKGGIHPKEAAEHHANLLKPLLRKALDEAGIGMDDVDVITFSQGPGLGPALRVVATAARALAIKYGKPIVGVNHCIAHVEITKMFGVKDPVGLYVSGGNTQVLALEGGRYRVFGETLDIGIGNAIDTFARELGIGFPGGPKIERLALKGERYIELPYAVKGMDLSFSGILTEAVRKYRTGKYRVEDLAYSFQETAFAALVEVTERAVAHTGKDEVVLVGGVAANNRLREMLKAMTEDRGIDFFVPPYDLCRDNGAMIAYTGLRMYLGGVRFSIRDTLVRQKFRTDEVEVVWS; this is encoded by the coding sequence ATGATAGCCCTTGGCCTGGAAGGCACGGCCCACACCCTTGGCATAGGCATCGTTACAGAAACGGAAGTTCTGGCCAACGTATTCCACACTCTCACGACGGAGAAGGGGGGAATACATCCGAAGGAAGCGGCCGAACACCACGCTAATCTCTTGAAACCCCTTCTCAGAAAGGCCCTCGACGAGGCCGGAATAGGTATGGATGACGTTGACGTTATAACCTTCTCCCAGGGGCCGGGCCTCGGTCCTGCTTTGCGTGTCGTGGCAACGGCGGCAAGGGCTCTCGCGATAAAATACGGCAAGCCCATAGTCGGCGTCAACCACTGCATCGCCCACGTCGAGATAACCAAGATGTTCGGCGTTAAGGACCCCGTTGGTTTATACGTCAGCGGCGGAAACACGCAGGTTTTGGCTTTGGAAGGCGGCCGCTACCGCGTCTTCGGAGAGACCCTCGACATAGGCATAGGCAACGCGATAGACACCTTCGCCAGGGAGCTGGGTATAGGCTTTCCCGGTGGCCCAAAGATTGAGAGGCTCGCGCTTAAGGGCGAGCGCTACATAGAGCTTCCCTACGCCGTGAAGGGCATGGATCTGAGCTTCTCCGGAATCCTGACCGAGGCGGTTCGGAAGTACAGAACCGGGAAGTACCGCGTTGAGGACTTAGCTTATTCCTTCCAGGAGACGGCCTTTGCCGCCCTGGTGGAGGTGACGGAGAGGGCCGTGGCTCACACCGGCAAGGATGAGGTCGTCCTGGTCGGTGGGGTTGCAGCGAACAACCGCCTCCGCGAGATGCTGAAAGCCATGACCGAGGACAGGGGTATAGACTTCTTCGTCCCTCCCTACGACCTCTGCAGGGACAACGGGGCCATGATAGCCTACACCGGTCTGAGGATGTACCTTGGTGGTGTTCGCTTCAGCATTCGGGATACCCTGGTCAGGCAGAAGTTCAGGACCGATGAGGTGGAGGTAGTATGGAGCTGA
- a CDS encoding DUF835 domain-containing protein: MELMVPLLVFIADVVLFVVIGYAALYALRRINRYEEPLNRFIIVTAFSLLLASIGRAMDIIDDFMTRPEILWPMKQVSYFLSILGIAYGLMNYIRSVEKRIFPVPSGKVLDGTLPPGGFIYLGENEGEVLEFLGKCEVPAMVITRSPWKYEDICEHVHTLWITQASESGVGPTRLHVILDSAVKFFQGGGKLIVIDCLEVLVLYNEFQSVFRFLSALKDYAIGTGSTVLLLVGNPTLDEKEMMILKREFAPIKDLKELLRISP, translated from the coding sequence ATGGAGCTGATGGTGCCTCTGCTGGTGTTTATCGCGGATGTCGTTCTGTTTGTTGTAATCGGGTATGCAGCCCTCTATGCTCTCAGGAGGATCAACCGCTACGAAGAGCCCCTCAATCGGTTCATCATCGTAACGGCGTTTTCGCTCCTCCTGGCGTCCATTGGGCGGGCAATGGACATAATTGACGATTTCATGACACGTCCTGAGATTTTGTGGCCCATGAAGCAGGTATCATACTTTCTTTCCATCCTTGGGATAGCTTACGGTCTGATGAACTACATCAGGAGCGTTGAGAAGAGAATCTTTCCGGTACCGTCCGGAAAGGTACTTGATGGAACTCTGCCCCCTGGTGGCTTTATATATCTCGGTGAAAACGAGGGTGAGGTGCTGGAGTTCCTCGGGAAGTGTGAGGTTCCGGCGATGGTTATTACAAGGAGCCCATGGAAGTACGAGGACATCTGCGAGCATGTGCACACCCTCTGGATAACACAGGCCAGCGAAAGTGGGGTGGGTCCAACGAGACTACACGTGATCCTGGACAGTGCCGTGAAGTTTTTCCAGGGGGGTGGGAAGCTCATTGTGATAGACTGTCTTGAGGTTCTGGTTCTATATAATGAGTTCCAGTCCGTATTCAGATTCCTTTCGGCTCTCAAGGATTATGCGATTGGGACTGGTTCCACGGTTCTCCTCCTGGTTGGGAATCCAACCCTGGATGAAAAGGAGATGATGATACTCAAAAGAGAGTTTGCCCCAATAAAAGACCTGAAAGAGCTCCTCAGAATTTCCCCTTGA
- a CDS encoding NAD(+) kinase has translation MKFGIVARRDREAALKLAYRVYDFLKISGYEVCVDSETHRHLPEFQEEDVCPLEDFDVDFIIVIGGDGTILRVEHRTKKDIPILGINMGTLGFLTEVEPHETFFALSKLLEGDYHIDERIKLRTYLNGENTVPDALNEVAVLTGIPGKIIHLKYYIDGGLADEIRADGLIVSTPTGSTGYAMSAGGPFVDPRLDVVVIAPLAPIALSSRPMIVPSYSTIDIRNIAITREVILAIDGQFYTYLEPETEITVKLSPRKAKFIRFTSEVYPKYTMKIKGKF, from the coding sequence ATGAAGTTCGGAATCGTTGCCCGAAGGGATAGGGAAGCGGCGCTGAAGCTGGCGTATAGAGTTTACGACTTTTTAAAGATTAGTGGATACGAGGTGTGCGTCGACAGCGAGACCCACAGGCATCTCCCCGAGTTCCAGGAAGAGGACGTCTGCCCGCTTGAGGATTTCGACGTCGATTTTATAATCGTCATAGGGGGAGATGGGACGATACTGCGGGTGGAGCACAGAACCAAGAAGGACATACCCATCCTCGGAATCAACATGGGGACCCTCGGCTTTCTCACGGAGGTGGAGCCCCACGAGACGTTCTTTGCACTGAGCAAGCTCCTTGAGGGTGATTACCACATAGATGAGCGCATAAAACTGAGGACCTACCTAAACGGCGAGAACACCGTGCCGGACGCGCTCAACGAGGTGGCCGTCCTGACGGGAATCCCCGGAAAGATAATCCACCTTAAGTACTACATAGACGGAGGCTTGGCCGACGAGATAAGGGCCGACGGGTTGATAGTCTCAACTCCAACAGGTTCCACAGGCTACGCAATGAGCGCGGGCGGACCCTTCGTTGATCCAAGACTGGACGTCGTGGTCATAGCACCTCTCGCACCAATAGCCCTGAGCTCAAGGCCCATGATAGTGCCCTCGTACAGCACCATAGACATCAGAAACATCGCCATTACAAGGGAGGTCATCCTCGCCATCGACGGCCAGTTCTACACGTACCTCGAACCGGAAACGGAGATAACCGTGAAACTCTCCCCAAGAAAGGCCAAGTTCATACGCTTCACCAGTGAGGTGTACCCCAAGTATACAATGAAAATCAAGGGGAAATTCTGA
- a CDS encoding flippase-like domain-containing protein, translated as MDWRKYSLLGLGLAIIALLLWWAGIGEVMAILRNARADYFLLAVLVYIAAVIIWALRWRVLLNSLGIGVPFRTILGALFAGIFVNNVTPGARGGGEPVRMYYISKHTKEPYGNVFATIMLDRILDVIPVVVMLFLATVYVYRLGSFTLTITVFVLDLAFAALTLATVGILLSERKTKGMLYWVYRQFGRIMPKKAAKYEEKFVHAVEVSVPQFQEKFKFLLTHRRAFALSLAYSFAFWFLVLLRSYLIFLSINNPIGILDVMVVQTIGIVVGMMMILPGGAGIIEAINSAVYVLLGIGKGVAVTATVLERLISYWAPTFTGAIVMAHFGIKVRAERQSREEEGKI; from the coding sequence ATGGACTGGAGGAAGTATTCCCTCCTGGGCCTGGGTCTGGCGATAATAGCACTCCTCCTCTGGTGGGCCGGGATAGGGGAGGTCATGGCGATACTCAGGAACGCGAGGGCCGACTACTTCCTCCTGGCGGTTCTGGTTTACATAGCTGCAGTCATCATATGGGCCCTCCGCTGGAGGGTTCTCCTGAACAGTCTGGGCATCGGAGTTCCCTTCAGGACGATCCTCGGGGCCCTCTTCGCGGGCATCTTCGTGAACAACGTCACGCCTGGGGCAAGGGGCGGCGGCGAGCCGGTGAGGATGTACTACATATCCAAGCATACCAAAGAACCCTACGGCAACGTCTTCGCCACGATAATGCTCGACAGGATACTTGATGTGATCCCAGTCGTCGTCATGCTCTTCCTCGCGACAGTGTACGTATACCGCCTCGGGTCGTTCACGCTGACAATCACGGTGTTTGTACTTGACCTCGCTTTTGCCGCCCTGACCCTGGCAACGGTTGGCATACTTCTCAGCGAAAGGAAGACCAAGGGCATGCTCTACTGGGTCTACCGGCAGTTTGGAAGGATCATGCCGAAAAAGGCCGCCAAGTACGAGGAGAAGTTTGTTCATGCCGTTGAAGTCAGCGTCCCCCAGTTCCAGGAGAAGTTCAAGTTCCTGCTCACCCACAGGCGCGCCTTTGCACTCTCTCTGGCGTACTCCTTCGCCTTCTGGTTCCTTGTTCTCCTCAGGTCATACCTGATATTCCTGAGCATCAACAACCCGATAGGCATCCTCGACGTCATGGTCGTCCAGACCATCGGCATAGTGGTGGGAATGATGATGATTCTCCCGGGAGGGGCCGGGATAATCGAGGCCATAAACTCCGCGGTGTACGTCCTACTGGGCATAGGGAAGGGAGTGGCCGTTACGGCAACGGTCCTTGAGAGGCTCATCTCCTACTGGGCCCCCACATTCACGGGGGCTATAGTGATGGCGCACTTCGGCATAAAGGTCAGAGCCGAGAGGCAATCCCGCGAGGAAGAGGGAAAGATATAA
- a CDS encoding RsmB/NOP family class I SAM-dependent RNA methyltransferase has product MYADAFPEELREYYQRLFGSEAEEIMASLRTPVEKYYIRVNTLKTSRSKLMSILRKEGLKPRRSPYLKEGIYFEREGPNFPDDHEPGLPVVRANKFASESVYQGAMLYAPGVLQADKKIKPGDEVEIRDPRGLLVGIGIARMSAKEMVVSTRGVAVEVTLPKFKLPSLSELESFREGLFYAQSLPSMVVAHVLEPSEEEIIIDMAAAPGGKTSHIAQLMQNRGEIIAIDKSRNRLKKMEEELKRLGVKNVKLIHMDSRKLPELGIQADKILLDAPCTALGIRPKLWESRTPRDIEATARYQRHFINAAIKSLRRGGVLVYSTCTLSYEENEANVKYILGKGLKLEEQSIFIGSSGMGIDEVQRFYPNRHLTQGFFIAKFRKV; this is encoded by the coding sequence ATGTACGCCGATGCTTTCCCCGAGGAGCTGAGGGAGTACTACCAGAGGCTCTTCGGGAGCGAGGCGGAGGAGATAATGGCCTCCCTCAGAACGCCGGTGGAGAAGTACTACATCCGCGTGAACACGCTGAAGACCAGCAGGTCAAAGCTGATGAGCATCCTCCGGAAGGAGGGCCTAAAGCCAAGGCGAAGCCCCTACCTCAAGGAGGGCATATACTTCGAGAGGGAAGGCCCGAACTTCCCCGACGACCACGAGCCCGGCCTTCCAGTCGTCCGCGCCAACAAGTTCGCGAGCGAGAGCGTCTATCAGGGCGCGATGCTCTACGCTCCCGGCGTTCTCCAGGCGGACAAAAAAATCAAGCCCGGCGACGAGGTGGAGATACGCGACCCAAGGGGACTTCTCGTCGGAATAGGCATCGCCAGAATGAGCGCCAAGGAGATGGTAGTCTCGACGCGCGGAGTGGCGGTAGAGGTCACCCTGCCGAAGTTCAAACTGCCAAGTCTGAGTGAACTGGAGTCCTTCAGGGAGGGCCTCTTCTACGCTCAGAGTTTGCCATCTATGGTGGTCGCCCACGTTCTTGAGCCGAGCGAGGAGGAGATAATAATCGACATGGCAGCAGCACCGGGCGGAAAGACGAGCCACATAGCCCAGCTGATGCAGAACAGGGGAGAGATAATAGCCATAGACAAGTCCAGAAACAGGCTCAAAAAGATGGAGGAGGAGCTCAAAAGGCTCGGCGTGAAGAACGTTAAGTTAATCCACATGGACTCGCGGAAGCTTCCCGAGCTGGGAATCCAGGCGGACAAGATACTCCTGGATGCGCCGTGTACGGCCCTTGGCATAAGGCCAAAGCTGTGGGAGAGCAGGACGCCGAGGGACATAGAGGCAACGGCCCGCTACCAGAGGCACTTCATCAATGCCGCCATAAAATCCCTAAGGAGGGGCGGTGTTCTCGTCTACTCCACCTGCACGCTGAGCTACGAGGAGAACGAGGCCAACGTGAAGTACATCCTCGGCAAAGGTTTAAAGCTCGAAGAGCAGAGCATCTTTATAGGTTCGAGCGGTATGGGTATCGACGAGGTTCAAAGGTTCTATCCAAACAGGCACCTGACCCAGGGATTCTTCATAGCCAAATTCAGGAAGGTGTAG
- a CDS encoding DUF3201 domain-containing protein has protein sequence MNVREIHEFLNEMWEGIFRLNEELKLELPKEGFKVEDVEEAFGAYIFIDGEWRLMKYPHPAFEVKPQIEVGATPESYYFVVAVPKERINTEFLERFIELFPRSFIYGSENFLSDIYNWRRDGRVSPGEILEKIEASDEKLFQFEANFESAGELKKGLLKLIETGKRFEIFDL, from the coding sequence ATGAACGTGAGAGAGATTCACGAGTTCCTTAACGAGATGTGGGAGGGCATATTCAGGCTCAACGAAGAGCTCAAGCTTGAGCTCCCGAAGGAGGGTTTTAAGGTTGAAGACGTCGAGGAGGCCTTCGGGGCCTACATCTTCATAGACGGTGAGTGGAGGCTCATGAAGTATCCCCACCCGGCCTTCGAGGTAAAGCCCCAGATAGAGGTTGGCGCGACGCCGGAGAGCTACTACTTCGTGGTCGCGGTTCCAAAGGAGAGGATAAACACAGAGTTTCTTGAGAGATTCATCGAACTCTTTCCGAGGAGCTTCATATATGGGAGCGAGAACTTTCTGAGCGACATCTACAACTGGCGCAGGGACGGAAGGGTCTCCCCAGGGGAGATACTTGAGAAGATCGAAGCCAGTGATGAGAAGCTGTTCCAGTTTGAGGCGAACTTTGAAAGCGCCGGAGAGCTGAAGAAGGGACTTCTGAAGCTCATAGAGACCGGCAAGCGCTTCGAAATCTTCGACCTCTGA
- a CDS encoding LEA type 2 family protein gives MNWKLLILGAALIIISWIGYVAYAAMTANPTVHASWGYVDEKTTEIWVDAELSKPLLVPVEVENLSLNFMGIPVARVARFDYGATRSNINMAIVIDNENLVRSLVAYLDNGQTGEVEFRLKGSLLKVIPINADIRQVISEDILAYLNFTAESKELAGGLVKSPALVETAFDWAGEQNGKAVLIAHMKFYNPNKYPVPITKLSFDAYANGIKIGYGETEETAVIPPGGYSTVDVRMYVDESRLTKVWEIHVKNGEMSKVRADIFMDISVLNQRYSIRLASYEQTVKTDIMGGLNSMLENLLSG, from the coding sequence ATGAACTGGAAGCTGCTGATACTTGGTGCGGCGCTTATAATCATCTCCTGGATAGGCTACGTGGCCTATGCCGCCATGACCGCCAACCCAACGGTCCACGCCAGCTGGGGCTACGTGGATGAGAAGACGACCGAGATATGGGTGGACGCAGAGCTGAGCAAGCCCCTGCTCGTCCCGGTGGAGGTAGAGAACCTGAGCCTGAACTTCATGGGGATACCCGTTGCCAGGGTCGCGAGGTTCGACTACGGTGCGACGAGGTCGAACATAAACATGGCCATAGTCATAGACAACGAAAACCTAGTCCGCTCCCTGGTGGCCTACCTGGACAACGGCCAGACGGGGGAGGTCGAGTTCCGCCTCAAGGGAAGCCTCCTCAAGGTAATACCAATCAACGCGGACATAAGACAGGTTATCAGCGAGGACATCCTCGCGTACCTCAACTTCACCGCGGAGAGCAAGGAGCTCGCGGGTGGACTGGTTAAGAGCCCTGCGCTGGTCGAGACTGCCTTTGACTGGGCCGGCGAACAGAACGGAAAGGCAGTCCTCATAGCCCACATGAAGTTCTACAATCCAAACAAATACCCCGTCCCGATCACAAAACTCAGCTTCGACGCGTATGCGAACGGTATAAAAATCGGGTACGGCGAAACCGAAGAGACCGCCGTCATACCCCCCGGGGGATACTCCACCGTGGACGTCAGGATGTACGTTGATGAGAGCAGACTGACCAAAGTGTGGGAAATTCATGTAAAAAACGGTGAGATGAGTAAGGTTCGCGCGGATATTTTCATGGACATCTCCGTCCTTAACCAGAGGTACAGCATCAGGCTGGCAAGCTACGAACAGACGGTAAAAACGGACATCATGGGTGGCCTCAACAGCATGCTGGAGAACCTCCTCTCCGGATGA